From Ramlibacter tataouinensis, the proteins below share one genomic window:
- a CDS encoding Re/Si-specific NAD(P)(+) transhydrogenase subunit alpha, translating into MQTGVPAEATAVETRVAGTPDTATKPLLIGVPKETAAGEKRVATVPEVVEKLIKLGFRVQVQSGAGDAANFGDETYRAAGAAIVDSAASLWASSDIVFKVRGPTAEEVGLLREGGTLIGFIWPAQNPELMTQLAAKKATVLAIDSLPRQLSRAQKMDALTSMAGISGYRAVIEAANAFGRFFNGQVTAAGKIPPAKVFIAGAGVAGLAAIGTAANLGAIVRANDTRAEVADQVVSLGGEFVKVDYEEEGSGGGGYAKVMSEGFQQAQREMYAKQARESDIIITTALIPGKPAPKLITAEMVRSMKPGSVIVDMAAEQGGNCELTEPNQAVVKHGVTIIGYTDLVSRLAKQSSTLYATNLFRVAEELCKTKDGVINVNMDDDAIRGLTVIKEGSVTWPPPPPKIPAAAPQAKPAAALAAASKGHGHGSSEPMSAKSLAIVFGVGALAFLLVGMYAPASFLSHFTVFVLACFVGYMVIWNVTPSLHTPLMSVTNAISSIIAIGALIQVAPPLTGATTDRPTLWILGMAVLALALTAINMFGGFAVTRRMLAMFRKH; encoded by the coding sequence ATGCAAACTGGTGTTCCCGCCGAAGCCACGGCGGTTGAAACCCGTGTTGCCGGCACACCCGACACGGCCACGAAGCCTTTGCTGATCGGCGTTCCCAAGGAAACGGCGGCGGGCGAGAAGCGCGTCGCGACCGTCCCCGAGGTCGTCGAGAAGCTGATCAAGCTCGGCTTCCGGGTGCAGGTGCAGTCCGGCGCCGGCGATGCCGCGAACTTCGGCGATGAGACCTATCGTGCGGCCGGCGCCGCGATCGTCGACAGCGCCGCCAGCCTGTGGGCCAGCTCCGACATCGTTTTCAAGGTGCGCGGCCCGACGGCCGAGGAAGTGGGGCTGCTGCGCGAAGGCGGGACGCTGATCGGCTTCATCTGGCCGGCGCAGAACCCCGAGCTGATGACGCAGCTGGCGGCCAAGAAGGCCACCGTGCTGGCCATCGATTCGCTGCCGCGCCAACTCTCGCGCGCCCAGAAGATGGACGCACTGACCTCGATGGCCGGCATCAGCGGCTACCGCGCCGTCATCGAGGCCGCCAACGCCTTCGGGCGCTTCTTCAACGGCCAGGTCACCGCCGCCGGCAAGATTCCGCCGGCCAAGGTCTTCATCGCCGGCGCCGGTGTGGCCGGCCTGGCGGCGATCGGCACCGCCGCCAACCTGGGCGCCATCGTGCGTGCCAACGACACGCGCGCCGAGGTGGCCGACCAGGTGGTGTCCCTGGGCGGCGAATTCGTGAAGGTCGACTACGAGGAAGAAGGCTCGGGCGGCGGCGGCTACGCCAAGGTGATGAGCGAGGGCTTCCAGCAGGCGCAGCGCGAGATGTACGCGAAGCAGGCCAGGGAGTCGGACATCATCATCACGACCGCCCTGATCCCGGGCAAGCCCGCGCCGAAGCTCATCACCGCCGAGATGGTCAGGAGCATGAAGCCGGGCAGTGTCATCGTCGACATGGCGGCCGAGCAGGGCGGCAACTGCGAGTTGACCGAGCCCAATCAGGCCGTGGTCAAGCACGGCGTGACCATCATCGGCTACACCGACCTGGTCAGCCGCCTGGCCAAGCAGTCCTCGACGCTGTACGCCACCAACCTGTTCCGGGTGGCCGAGGAACTGTGCAAGACCAAGGACGGGGTCATCAACGTCAACATGGACGACGACGCCATCCGCGGCCTGACCGTCATCAAGGAAGGCAGCGTCACCTGGCCGCCGCCGCCGCCCAAGATCCCGGCGGCCGCGCCGCAGGCCAAGCCCGCCGCCGCGCTGGCAGCGGCGTCCAAGGGGCACGGCCACGGCAGCAGCGAGCCGATGTCGGCCAAATCCCTGGCCATCGTGTTCGGGGTCGGCGCGCTCGCCTTCCTGCTGGTCGGGATGTACGCGCCGGCCAGCTTCCTGTCGCACTTCACCGTGTTCGTGCTGGCCTGCTTCGTCGGCTACATGGTGATCTGGAACGTGACACCCTCGCTGCACACCCCCCTGATGAGCGTCACCAACGCCATCTCCTCGATCATCGCCATCGGCGCGCTGATCCAGGTGGCGCCGCCGCTCACCGGCGCCACGACGGACCGGCCGACGCTGTGGATCCTCGGCATGGCCGTCCTGGCGCTGGCGCTCACGGCCATCAACATGTTCGGCGGCTTCGCGGTCACGCGGCGCATGCTGGCGATGTTCCGCAAGCACTAA